The genomic region TCATCCCTCTGTTTTATGAATGCTTCCGCTTCTTCCAGATGCTTCGGGTCTTCGCTATATAATCCAGTCCTGTACTTCTTGCCGACATCCTCACCCTGGCGGTCCACACTGTATGGATCGATGATCTCGAACAGGTGGCCCATCAGGGCATCGATGGAGGTGACTGCCGGATCGAATGCCGTCTTTACACATTCAGCGTACCCGTCATATTCGCCATCGAGTGTATCACTGGTGCCGTTTGCCCGGCCTGCTTCTGTTGAAGTGACACCGGGCAGGGTCTTGATGAAGGCCTGGACGCCCCATAGGCATCCGCCGGCCAAGTATACGGTTTCCATGTTGATTGCTCCTCAAATATTTATTCTGATGCATAATGCATCACTTGAATATTCTTGTCAGAAACTCCGGGATGAGGGGACTGCCTTCAGGCCCGAGTGCATCCGGATCGAATTTTTTGGCTGTGTCACCCAAAGTGCGTGTGACGATGTCTCCCTGGACCGGGCTGCTCTGGTCGTTGAAGCGGATGGGGATGGACTTGCATTTGTGGATCTTCGGTGCGTCCATCACCTGGAAGTGGATGTGGGCTTCCGAGGAATTGCCGGAGTTGCCGGATTTCGCTATGATATCTCCCGTCTGAACGATATCGCCCTTATCGACCTTGATCGAGTTTTCCTTCAGGTGGGCGAGGAGGCTGTATTCCTTATTGGCATGCTGGAGGATGATGTAGTTGCCGGCGGGCTGCTTTTCATTCATCTCACCCGGCATATTATCCGGTATATTGTTGAGCACCTTGACCACCCTGCCACCGGCGGGGGCGATGATGTCCTTATTGAAGGCATGGTAGTTTTCATTTTTCATCGGTGTGCCCTTATGGGTCTTTCCCTTCTCCATGATCAGCAGGTCGTATGCATACCTCTGGGAAGGGTAGGCGTAATGGTAGTTGATGAATTCATTGGCACCGCCCCAGAAGACGAGCCAGTCGTCTTTGACCGGCATGGTGTAGGAGATCTCCGACAGGGTGGCGTCGGTTTTCGGGAACGTCTTATACTCATGCACCACGAGCCGGTGGATCAGGTCGGCCGAGTCGAAATAGACACTGAGTGCCTTCTTGCCACTCTGATCGCGCCACAGATAGTGCCGGTGCTCCCCAAGATGGGAGATGTGCTCCAGCTTATACTGGTTGACTCCCTGGTTGTATCCGTGCACCATCTTCTCGAACTGGTCTAAGGGGATGATGTGCTTGAAGTCCGAGATGCACTGGTCATAAATGGACTTAGGGCTTTCATTCAGGAAAGCCTCCCCGAAATTATCGGGATCGATTTTGCCGTTGGAACGATGATTACTCACAGAACCCCTCCGTTTTGTCATTGGTTTCACGTTTCCATATTATCATTGTTGGGAAGAGGGGGATAACACTAACTATCGTTTATGGGCGGTAATTAGGGGAAGGTGCGTATTTTTTAAGAAATATTTGAGAGGAGTGTAAATATGAGTCCGGAGCACATCGGATTTGCGCTGCTGATCCTGGGAATCTTACTCCTGCTCGGAAAATGGATCCGGATGCGTGTTGAATTGATGCAGAACCTTTTCCTCCCGGCGTCGGTCATCGGAGGATTTTTGGCGTTGTTTTTGGGCCCGGGCGTACTGGGGCGGATTGCCGGTAACTTCGTCGGGGAGGACTCATTCTGGACGACCGGAATATTGACCGAAGAGATCATGGAAGTCTGGTCGTCACTTCCCGGACTCATGATCAATATCGTATTTGCGACGTTGTTCATCGGCACTGTCCTGCCGGGGTTGAAGCGGATCTGGAATGTCGGGGGGCCGCAGCTGGCGTTCGGCTGGTCCCTTGGCTGGGGGCAGTATGTCATCGGCCTGCTGCTGGCACTGCTGGTCCTGGTCCCGTTCTATGACATGCCGCCGTTTGTCGGTGCACTCATTGAGATCGGCTTCGAGGGCGGACATGGTACGGCTGCCGGGCTGCAGGAGACATTCGCGGACCTAGGATTTCCGGAAGCGTATGACCTCGCTGTCGGTATGGCCACTGTCGGCATCCTGAGCGGGGTGATCATCGGCATCATCCTGATCAACTGGGGTGTCCGAAGGGACAAGACGAAGATCATCAGCAATGTAAAAGGGATGTCAGCGATGAAGAAGGCAGGCATCGTCGAGGAGGAAGACCGCAATTCCGGACCTGAGAAGACGGTCAGGTCGGAATCGATCGAGACGCTTACATTCCATTTCACCATCGTCGGACTCGCCATCTTCATCGGCTATCTGCTGCTGGAGGGCATCACGTGGCTCGAAGCTGCGCTGTTCGGATCGGACTTCATGACATATGTGCCGCTGTTCCCGTTGGCGATGTTCGGGGGATTGGCCGTCCAGTTCTTCGTGGACAAATATGACAAGCACCGTCTCGTCGACAGGCAGATGATTACAAGCATCCAGGGCTTCGCCCTCGATATACTCATCATCAGTGCCATTGCGACCGTGTCGTTGGCGGTCCTCGGGGAGTACCTTGTACCGTTCCTGCTGCTCGCCCTGTTCGGCATCTTGTGGAACGTATTCGGGTTCTTCGTCTTCGGACCAAGGATGTTGCCGGACTACTGGCTTGAGCGGGCCATCGGTGACTTCGGCCAGTCGACGGGTGTTACAGCCACCGGTCTGATGCTGATCCGCGTGGCCGACCCTGAAACCGAATCCCCTGCACTTGAAGGTTTCGGCTACAAGCAGCTCGTGTTCGAGCCGTTCCTTGGCGGCGGCCTCGTCACAGCATTATCCGCGCCGCTCATCTTCCAGTTCGGCCCGATTCCGTTCCTCATCTTTGCATCGGCCATGCTGCTGATCGGGCTGCTCATGGGACTGCTTTATTTCGGCAGGAAGAAGGCGGAATAGAGTGCTCTCCATGCACTATAGATAGAAAAATATGCTAAAGGACGAATGGCAGTCCATCCACTTTCTGGTGATGGGCCATTCGTCCTTTTTTGATCTAGCGGGATTGCATCAATTGTCTGATCTATATGTTACTCAGCGCCTGATCGAGATCTTCCTTCAGGTCATCGATATTTTCTATGCCGACGGACAGGCGGAGCAGGTTCTCGGGCGCACGTGTCAATTCCTTTTCCACAGAGTAGCGGTGCTCGATATAGCTGTGGGTGCCACCGAGGCTCGTGGCCTGCGTGATGAGCGCGACAGTATTGGCGACTGTGAGCGCCTCCTTCTCTCCGCCTTTGACCTGGAACGACAAGAGTCCGCCGAAATCGCTCATCTGCTTCTTGGCGACCTCATGGCTCGGATGGTTTTCAAGCCCTGGATAATGGACGACTTCGACCCTGTCATGCTGCTTCAGGAAGTCGGCGATCTCTTTGGCATTGGCGCAGTGGACACGCATCCGTGCAGACAGGCTCTGCACACCGCGTAGGGCCAGCCAGCAGTCGAATGAAGATGGCACAGCGCCTTTGGCATGCTGCCAGTTGCGCAGGTTGGTGAGCATCTGTGTATCCTCTTTCGCAACGACCGCGCCGAGGAGCAGGTCGCTGTGGCCGCCGATGTACTTGGTGACGGAATGGAGCGAGAAGTCGACGCCGAGGGCGAGCGGATTCTGCAGCATCGGTGTGGCGGCTGTATTGTCTATGACGGTGTAGGCGCCGGCTTCTGTGGCAATCTCGACGACGGCTTCGATGTCGGTGATCTTGATCTGGGGATTGGACGGGGTTTCCATCCAGACGAGTCCGGTATCCGCCTCCTCGACCGTTTCCCTCACGGCGTTGAGGTCGGTCATGTCGACTGTGACAATGTCATACCGTCTGCCGATGTCCGTCTCGCCGATCAATGTGCGGACGCCGAAATACATATCATCAGCCATGACGATGCGCTGGGATTTCTCAGCAGGCAGGGATTCGATCACCGAGGCGATCGCCGCCATGCCTGAAGCATATGTCACGCAGTCATATCCATTTTCAAGTTCCGTCAGGCATGCTTCCAGCGACCGGCGGTTCGGGTTGTCCCCCCGGCTGTACATGAAGCCATCCGTATAGGACCCATCTTCAGCCCGCTCATATGTAGTGGATAGGTGGATTGGTGTCGTGACCGCGCCTGTGACGGGGTCGACCTTGCGTCCTGCATGGACGGCTTTTGTTTCAAAACGCATAAATATCCCTCTCTTCTAAAATGTATACTCCCCATTATATAACTTATTGACTGAATAATCATTCAATGGAATGCGATTTCGATATGTCTTTGATGAGGGCCATTGAAATTATGCTTAAAATTTCATATCTGTTTCACGTATGGAAAGCTGATATATGTTTTAATGGTAGTGAAGAATAATGTGAATTTTTTAATAAAGGAGTCATTAAGATGCAATTGAAGGAAAAATTATTCAAGAAGCTGGAAGAGAAGGAAGAACGGATGGTGGAAATCCGCCGCCATCTGCATGAGAATCCGGAACTGTCGTTTGAAGAAGCGGAGACGGCAAAGTACATCCTCAATTTCTATAAGGATCAGGATGTGAAGGTCAAATCCGAAGTCGGGAATGGCCATGGCATCATTGTGGAAATCGAAGGGAAGGGGGACGGCCCCGTAATCGGACTGCGGGCGGACTTTGACGCACTGCCGATCCAGGAGCAGGCGGATGTGCCATTCAAATCCAAGAATGACGGCGTGATGCATGCATGCGGCCATGACGCACATACGGCGTACCTCCTGATACTGGGTGAATCACTGATCGAGCTGAAGGATGAATGGAATGGCCGGATCAAACTGATCCACCAGCATGCTGAAGAAGTGCCGCCGGGCGGTGCGAAGAGCATCATGGCATCAGGCGTACTCGATGACCTGGATGAAGTCTACGGCATCCATGTCCTGCCGACGATCGACCAGGGCGAAATCGGCCTTGTGAAGGGAAATGCACTCACGGGCCGTTCGAACTTCGACCTCAAGATAAAAGGGCAGGGCGGCCACGGTGCCATGCCGCATACGACGAAGGATGCCCTCGTCGCGGGCGCCTACTTCATCACCAACGCCCAGACGATCATCTCGAGGTTCTCCAATCCCATGCATTCGACGGTCCTGTCCGTGACGGCCTTCGATGCACCGGGCGGCTATAACGTCATCCAGGACAGCGTCACATTGAGGGGGACTGCGCGGTATCTCGAGACCGACAGCAAAGAGTTCCTCTACGAATCGATGAAGAAGGCCGTGCAGAGCATCGAAGACATGTTTGATGTCGAATGTGAGCTGGACTACGTCTATGATTATCCTGTAACCCATAACCATGCGGAACAATGCGAGTTCCTGGAGGAGATCCTCATGGCGTCGGAGGGCACGTATTTCGACAAGTATACAAACCCTGAACCGCAGTCCGCCTCCGAGGACTTCGCATACTACCTGGAGAAGATACCGGGCGTATTCCTGTTCGTCGGGGCGAAGCCGGAAGGCGTGGAGACCGCCTATCCAAACCACCATCCGAAATTTGAAGTCAATGAAGACAGCCTCCTGATCTGTGCCAAATCATTGGGTGAGATTGTACTCAGCCGTCTGGAAAATCTGGGCAAGGGTGACGGAAATGAATAATGAAGCCGGGGGCGTGTCGAACCGCTCGGGGAATATGATCATCCTCGGAATCGTGCTTGCGATCCTGACCTATTGGCTGTTTGCACAGACCTTCCTGAACCTGGGTGCGAATCTGCAGAACACCTTCAATACATCACAGGGCATCATCAACCTGTCGATCAGCCTGACCTCGCTCATCACAGGCATATTCATGGTGGCTGCCGGGAACCTGTCGGATAAGCTCGGGAAGGTCCGGTTCACCTTCATCGGCATCATACTGAGCATCATCGGTTCCGTGATGCTGATCATCACCGGCAATGCATACATCATGCTGGCGGGACGTGTCATCCAAGGCTTCTCGGCCGCAATGCTCATGCCGGCGACGATTTCCATACTGAACAGCATATTTGAAGGGGAGAAGCGCCGCGGTGCATTGAGCTGGTGGTCCATCGGTGCGTTCGGTGGTACCGGATTCGCCTCGTTCTTCGGCGGTGCCGTCTCCACCTACCTGGGATGGCAATGGATCTTCATCATCTCCATTGCACTCTCATTCCTCGCGCTGTTCCTTTTGAAGGAATTGAGGCACCATACGGTGCCACTGCCAAAAGGCGGATTATCATTCGACTATGCAGGTCTTGCGATCTTCACCATCCTGATGGCAGCCCTCAGCATATTCATCACCCAGGGTGACACGTTCGGATGGCTCAGCCCCATCTCACTCGTGCTCATTGCGGTGGTCGTAATCAGTGCAGCCACCTTCTACTTGGTGGAAAAGAAGAAGGAAAAACCGCTCATCGACTTCTCGCTCTTCGCCAATCGCTCCTATACCGGCGTCACGGCAGGGAACTTCCTGCTGAACATGTCCGTCGGGAGCATCGCGGTGTTCAACATCTACACACAGTCGAACCTTGGGCTGACTGCTTTCCAGTCGGGACTGGTGACACTGCCGTATGTGATCCTGCTGCTGCTCCTCGTGCGGGTAGGCGAAAAGAGCATCGCCAAGTATGGACCGAAGAAGGCATTGATGGCCGCACCGGTACTGCTTTCGGTCGGCGTGGTCTTCCTGACGCTGACGTTCTTCGATGGGCTCGGGTTCATCATCAGCGCACTGATCGGATTTTCATTCTTTGGTGCGGGCGTCGGACTGTTCGCCACCCCTGCACTGGATACCGCAGTGTCCTCGCTGCCATCGGATAAGACAGGTGTCGCCTCCGCGATATTCAAAATGGCGTCGACATTGGGGCAGGGGTTCGGCATTGCGATTCTCGTCTCGGCCTATTCCCTGCTGAACGGCCTGTTCGGCATCGAGTGGGCGGCGAGCGGCGCCTTCATGGTGAACATCGCCATCATCATCACGGCATTCCTCTTCATCAAAGTATTCCTGCCGGAAAAAGTGGATGAGATTGTAGAATGAATTGAAAATTGCCCATGCTACAAAACTGGAGCGTGGGCAATTTTTTATGTTGTATCCGTTTCGCTGTCGGAGAAACCAAATCAGCTGTGCAGTACCTGAATGATGTCCGTCCGGGTGACGATGCCGATTGGCTGGCCGTCCTCCATCACCGGCAGCCGGCCGATATTATGGGTGATGATCAGTTCCTCTATTTCCTCCATGGTCGTTTCAGGCTTGATGGTGACCGGGTCCTCACGCATGAAGGCCTTGACGGGGGCATGGCCGAGATCATGCCGATTCGCCTTGTCGATATCCCGCAGCGTGATGATGCCGATCAGACTGCCGTCTTCCATGACGGGACACCCGGAGTATCCACGCTGTTCGATCAGACTTTCGACATCTTCGACTCTGGTATCGGGCGTAATGGTTTCGACAGGATGCGACATGATGTCGCGGGCGATGACCGCCTTTTTCAGAATAAGGTCAAGATGATCATCCACCTGTGCCACCACATCCTCCAGTTCACTTTTCCGGACTGTGGCTGAACCCGCCCGGGGATGTCCGCCGCCCCCGAATGCTTCAAGCAGGGGACGGAGATCGATCCTGTTCGAATTCCCGCGGCCCACGATGTGTACATGCTTCTCCATCTTGACCACAGTCAGCACGGCATCGGCACCGCTCAGTTCCAGCAGTTTGTCGGTGATCGTCGCAAGCTCTATCAGGAAGCCGTCGATCTGGTGGGCACTGACAATCAGCGTCAGCCCATCCTGATCGATCGTCTTTGCATCGCTGAATAGCTCGGTCAGGAGATGCTGCTGGTCGGGGTTCAGCTTATAGTCGGAGAACCGCTGGATCACTTCTAGGTTCATATCCTGTTCCAGCAGGAAGCTCGCGGCGATGAAGTCCCGGCTGGTGGTGTTCGGGAATGTGAAGGCGCCTGTATCCGTATAGATGCCGAGACCGAATAGGGTGGCTTCAAGCGGGGACACGGAAAGCCCCCGCTTTATGATCTCTTCAATCAGCAGGGTCACCGTCGCACCGACCGGTTCTATCACTTCATGATCGCTTTTGACATTATTTTCACCCGGCGTATGGTGATCATAGACGGTGATGGTCATCTGTCCTTCATCGAGTTTGCCGGTGTGGTTGCCGAGCCTTGATATGGACGCTACATCCACCAGGATCAGGTCGGTCACTTCCGTCCAGTCGACATGCGTATCCTCGATCAGATTGAAGCTGTCCCTGTAGATGGCGAGGAACTGCCTGACAGGAGCCGTCTGTTCATTCGGGATGACGACTGCTGCGTCCGGGTGGAGCCTGCTTGCTGCAATCAATGAAGCAAGCGCATCAAAGTCGGTATTCACATGTGAAATGATCACCTGCATCTACATCACCTCCGTACCACGTAGTCATTGATTCAATTATATCACTACATCAGGAATGAAAATATTCATATTATATTTTTCAGCTGGATAACAAAAAAAATCCGCATCACCTGTCTGAGGTGATGCGGATTTTGAATGGGGTGAAGATCTTACCACCAGTTGTTCGCTTGACGGAATTCAATCGCTGCTTCTACGGAACCGTAACGTTCAACAGCATAGTCGAGCATGCCTTCAGTCTGTGTTTCTACAGAACCAGTGCCCCAATATTCCTTCGTCTGACCAAGGCCTCTGTAGCCAAGCTCATTGACGGCCTGCGGGTTACCGCTGGATTCAGGCATTACGATGTGCTGCCACATTGCTTCTGAACCGCCTGCTGCAAGGAACTGCTCCTTAGTGGAACCGTTCGCTGCTGGTGCTGCTGCCTGTACATCTTCAACCTGTTGTGTCTGTTGTACCGGCTCTTCTTCAACGACCTGTGGTGCTTCTTCTTGAGTTTCCACTTCAGCTGGCTGTTGTGGCGCAGCTTCCTGCGTTTCTTCTTCAGTCACCTGCGGTGCCGCTTGTTGAGGCGCCTCTTGTGGTGCTGCCTCTGCCACTTCCGGTGTTTCTACGCTGTAGCCGCCATAGGACCATGTGTAGTACGTGCCATCGGATTCGAAGTTGTAGTTGACGCCATCAACAGTGAAGTTGTAGCTGTATTCACCTTCGTGGATCGGTGCATTGTTCAGTGCGCTTGAGTTGTTCTGCGCCATCTGCGCGAGTTGGTCTTTATTGACCTCTGAAGCTTCTGCATTCTGGTCGGCTGCGATGCCGGATACGCCAAGTCCAAGTGCGAGTGTCGTCGTCAGTATTGTTTTCTTCATAAAAAAATCTCATCCTCCATGAATGGGTATATTATTTATCAATTGATTGTTTTTAATCTTCAGGGTGCATCATGTTTTGATGTCCTGCTTTTTCCAAGACAAGACACACTATAACACGTGTATTCCCGCCTGTGGTTACAGGCAAATAATAATGATATTACAAAATACACGGGTGTCTGTAATGTGGAGATATGACTGTAATATTTGAGAAAATTACAACCCCATGGATAATTATATTTTCTAAGGTTTGATTTTCATTGAGCCAACATAACGATGTAGTAATAAGAGCATCTGTTATCACTTTAATAGAATAACAAGGTGATTAAAAATAACCACTATGTTACAGTATATGTAAATGATTACATCCTAATAGCTGAGAGCAAATACATAAATGAGGAGAGGGTTTGATTATGAAGAGAATAGTCGCTTTCTGGAATAACAATAAAAAAGAAAGTTGGTTTATTGTTATGTTCCTTCTATTGTTTTTTCCAGTAGGTCTATATCTTATGTGGCGTTATTCTGAATGGGACAAGAAACCTAAATGGATTGTTACAGGAGTTTTTGCTTTGTTTGTGGTATTTAATCAAGGCGACGACGAAGCAGAAGACATAATCACCGATGAACCGGACGAGGTTCAAGCTGTCGAAGAGTCTGATGAAGTCCATGAAGAAACTAATAAAGAAGAAGCAAAGAAGGCAGCCGAAGAGGAGCGTAAGCAGGAAGAAGCAGAGAAGGCAGCCGAAGAGGGGCGTAAGCAGGAAGAAGCAGAGAAGGCAGCCGAAGAGGAGCGTAAGCAGGAAGAAGCGGAGAAAGCAGCTGAAGAGGAACGTAAGCAGGAAGAAGCGGAGAAGGCAGCTGAAGAGGAACGTAAGCAGGAGGAAGCGGAGAAGGCAGCTGAAGAGGAACGTAAGCAGGAAGAAGCGGAGAAGGCAGCTGAAGAGGAACGTAAGCAGGAAGAAGCGGAGAAGGCAGCTGAAGAGGAGCCTGAGCAAGAGGA from Salinicoccus sp. RF5 harbors:
- a CDS encoding CBS domain-containing protein, whose translation is MQVIISHVNTDFDALASLIAASRLHPDAAVVIPNEQTAPVRQFLAIYRDSFNLIEDTHVDWTEVTDLILVDVASISRLGNHTGKLDEGQMTITVYDHHTPGENNVKSDHEVIEPVGATVTLLIEEIIKRGLSVSPLEATLFGLGIYTDTGAFTFPNTTSRDFIAASFLLEQDMNLEVIQRFSDYKLNPDQQHLLTELFSDAKTIDQDGLTLIVSAHQIDGFLIELATITDKLLELSGADAVLTVVKMEKHVHIVGRGNSNRIDLRPLLEAFGGGGHPRAGSATVRKSELEDVVAQVDDHLDLILKKAVIARDIMSHPVETITPDTRVEDVESLIEQRGYSGCPVMEDGSLIGIITLRDIDKANRHDLGHAPVKAFMREDPVTIKPETTMEEIEELIITHNIGRLPVMEDGQPIGIVTRTDIIQVLHS
- a CDS encoding sodium/glutamate symporter, producing the protein MSPEHIGFALLILGILLLLGKWIRMRVELMQNLFLPASVIGGFLALFLGPGVLGRIAGNFVGEDSFWTTGILTEEIMEVWSSLPGLMINIVFATLFIGTVLPGLKRIWNVGGPQLAFGWSLGWGQYVIGLLLALLVLVPFYDMPPFVGALIEIGFEGGHGTAAGLQETFADLGFPEAYDLAVGMATVGILSGVIIGIILINWGVRRDKTKIISNVKGMSAMKKAGIVEEEDRNSGPEKTVRSESIETLTFHFTIVGLAIFIGYLLLEGITWLEAALFGSDFMTYVPLFPLAMFGGLAVQFFVDKYDKHRLVDRQMITSIQGFALDILIISAIATVSLAVLGEYLVPFLLLALFGILWNVFGFFVFGPRMLPDYWLERAIGDFGQSTGVTATGLMLIRVADPETESPALEGFGYKQLVFEPFLGGGLVTALSAPLIFQFGPIPFLIFASAMLLIGLLMGLLYFGRKKAE
- a CDS encoding PLP-dependent aspartate aminotransferase family protein, which translates into the protein MRFETKAVHAGRKVDPVTGAVTTPIHLSTTYERAEDGSYTDGFMYSRGDNPNRRSLEACLTELENGYDCVTYASGMAAIASVIESLPAEKSQRIVMADDMYFGVRTLIGETDIGRRYDIVTVDMTDLNAVRETVEEADTGLVWMETPSNPQIKITDIEAVVEIATEAGAYTVIDNTAATPMLQNPLALGVDFSLHSVTKYIGGHSDLLLGAVVAKEDTQMLTNLRNWQHAKGAVPSSFDCWLALRGVQSLSARMRVHCANAKEIADFLKQHDRVEVVHYPGLENHPSHEVAKKQMSDFGGLLSFQVKGGEKEALTVANTVALITQATSLGGTHSYIEHRYSVEKELTRAPENLLRLSVGIENIDDLKEDLDQALSNI
- a CDS encoding peptide-methionine (S)-S-oxide reductase, whose product is METVYLAGGCLWGVQAFIKTLPGVTSTEAGRANGTSDTLDGEYDGYAECVKTAFDPAVTSIDALMGHLFEIIDPYSVDRQGEDVGKKYRTGLYSEDPKHLEEAEAFIKQRDDHAQIAVEVLPLTNYVRSAEEHQDRLDKCPNDYCHIPKELLMKYQ
- a CDS encoding amidohydrolase, with product MQLKEKLFKKLEEKEERMVEIRRHLHENPELSFEEAETAKYILNFYKDQDVKVKSEVGNGHGIIVEIEGKGDGPVIGLRADFDALPIQEQADVPFKSKNDGVMHACGHDAHTAYLLILGESLIELKDEWNGRIKLIHQHAEEVPPGGAKSIMASGVLDDLDEVYGIHVLPTIDQGEIGLVKGNALTGRSNFDLKIKGQGGHGAMPHTTKDALVAGAYFITNAQTIISRFSNPMHSTVLSVTAFDAPGGYNVIQDSVTLRGTARYLETDSKEFLYESMKKAVQSIEDMFDVECELDYVYDYPVTHNHAEQCEFLEEILMASEGTYFDKYTNPEPQSASEDFAYYLEKIPGVFLFVGAKPEGVETAYPNHHPKFEVNEDSLLICAKSLGEIVLSRLENLGKGDGNE
- a CDS encoding MFS transporter gives rise to the protein MNNEAGGVSNRSGNMIILGIVLAILTYWLFAQTFLNLGANLQNTFNTSQGIINLSISLTSLITGIFMVAAGNLSDKLGKVRFTFIGIILSIIGSVMLIITGNAYIMLAGRVIQGFSAAMLMPATISILNSIFEGEKRRGALSWWSIGAFGGTGFASFFGGAVSTYLGWQWIFIISIALSFLALFLLKELRHHTVPLPKGGLSFDYAGLAIFTILMAALSIFITQGDTFGWLSPISLVLIAVVVISAATFYLVEKKKEKPLIDFSLFANRSYTGVTAGNFLLNMSVGSIAVFNIYTQSNLGLTAFQSGLVTLPYVILLLLLVRVGEKSIAKYGPKKALMAAPVLLSVGVVFLTLTFFDGLGFIISALIGFSFFGAGVGLFATPALDTAVSSLPSDKTGVASAIFKMASTLGQGFGIAILVSAYSLLNGLFGIEWAASGAFMVNIAIIITAFLFIKVFLPEKVDEIVE
- a CDS encoding M23 family metallopeptidase; its protein translation is MSNHRSNGKIDPDNFGEAFLNESPKSIYDQCISDFKHIIPLDQFEKMVHGYNQGVNQYKLEHISHLGEHRHYLWRDQSGKKALSVYFDSADLIHRLVVHEYKTFPKTDATLSEISYTMPVKDDWLVFWGGANEFINYHYAYPSQRYAYDLLIMEKGKTHKGTPMKNENYHAFNKDIIAPAGGRVVKVLNNIPDNMPGEMNEKQPAGNYIILQHANKEYSLLAHLKENSIKVDKGDIVQTGDIIAKSGNSGNSSEAHIHFQVMDAPKIHKCKSIPIRFNDQSSPVQGDIVTRTLGDTAKKFDPDALGPEGSPLIPEFLTRIFK